A genomic region of Streptosporangium lutulentum contains the following coding sequences:
- a CDS encoding putative acetyltransferase, which yields MGKRVTTRRRVPEGFRDAVGELEFWRDGVLGVRKRDGTLVEIAEDTLVAAKVVPDPPRRRA from the coding sequence ATGGGCAAACGAGTTACCACGCGGCGACGGGTTCCCGAAGGGTTCCGCGACGCGGTGGGCGAGCTCGAATTCTGGCGGGACGGCGTGCTGGGCGTGCGCAAGCGTGACGGCACCCTGGTCGAGATCGCCGAGGACACGCTCGTGGCGGCGAAGGTCGTCCCGGACCCTCCGCGACGCCGCGCGTAA
- the fdxA gene encoding ferredoxin, which translates to MTYVIAQPCVDVLDKACIEECPVDCIYEGERMLYIHPDECVDCGACEPVCPVEAIFYEDDLPEQWKDFYKANVDFFEDLGSPGGASKVGKIEKDHPVVAALPPQAEGN; encoded by the coding sequence GTGACCTACGTCATCGCGCAGCCTTGCGTGGACGTCCTGGACAAGGCGTGCATCGAGGAGTGCCCCGTCGATTGCATCTACGAGGGCGAACGCATGCTCTACATCCACCCCGACGAGTGTGTGGACTGCGGCGCGTGCGAACCTGTATGTCCCGTCGAGGCGATCTTCTATGAAGATGACCTTCCCGAGCAGTGGAAGGACTTCTACAAGGCCAACGTGGACTTCTTCGAAGACCTGGGGTCGCCCGGTGGCGCCTCCAAGGTCGGCAAGATCGAGAAGGACCACCCGGTCGTCGCGGCGCTGCCCCCGCAGGCCGAGGGCAACTAG
- the dapC gene encoding succinyldiaminopimelate transaminase → MIGLPDFPWDRLTPLKELAQEHPDGIVDLSVGTPVDPVPAVVRQALSDASDSPGYPLTYGTERLRAAAAGWLGRRHGVVLDPSNVLPLIGSKELVAWLPTLLGIGPGQRVILPELAYPTYDVGARLAGAEPYATDGLLTLGPEAVPLVWVNSPSNPTGKVLPVDHLRKVVSWARERGAVVASDECYIELGWEEQPVSILHPDVCGDSHEGLLAVHSLSKRSNLAGYRAGFVAGDPALIQRLLEVRKHAGMIMPEPVQAAMAAALDDDEHAGEQRARYAARRAMLRPALEAAGWKIEHSTAGLYLWASNGTDCWEQVRVLAGKGILVAPGEFYGKAGDAHIRIAMTASDERISAAVRRLQ, encoded by the coding sequence GTGATCGGGCTGCCGGACTTTCCGTGGGATCGACTGACGCCGCTGAAGGAACTGGCGCAGGAGCATCCCGACGGCATCGTCGACCTGTCGGTGGGCACTCCCGTCGACCCGGTTCCGGCCGTCGTACGGCAGGCGCTGTCGGACGCCTCCGACAGCCCCGGATACCCGCTGACCTACGGCACCGAGCGGCTTCGGGCCGCGGCCGCGGGCTGGCTGGGGCGCAGGCACGGGGTGGTCCTCGACCCGTCGAACGTGCTGCCGCTGATCGGCTCCAAAGAGCTGGTGGCCTGGCTGCCGACGCTGCTCGGCATCGGCCCGGGGCAGCGAGTGATCCTTCCCGAGCTGGCCTATCCCACCTACGACGTGGGAGCCCGTCTCGCGGGCGCCGAGCCGTACGCCACGGACGGGCTGCTCACGCTCGGCCCCGAGGCGGTGCCGCTGGTCTGGGTGAACTCCCCGTCCAACCCGACGGGCAAGGTCCTGCCCGTCGACCACCTGCGCAAGGTCGTCTCGTGGGCGCGCGAGCGCGGTGCGGTCGTGGCCTCCGACGAGTGCTACATCGAGCTCGGCTGGGAAGAGCAGCCGGTCTCGATCCTGCACCCGGACGTGTGCGGTGACTCGCACGAGGGTCTGCTCGCGGTGCACTCGCTGTCCAAGCGCTCCAACCTGGCGGGCTACCGCGCCGGATTCGTCGCGGGCGACCCCGCGCTGATCCAGCGGTTGCTGGAGGTCCGCAAGCACGCGGGCATGATCATGCCCGAGCCGGTCCAGGCGGCGATGGCCGCGGCGCTGGACGACGACGAGCACGCGGGGGAGCAGCGGGCTCGTTACGCCGCCCGCCGCGCGATGCTCCGCCCCGCTCTGGAGGCGGCCGGCTGGAAGATCGAGCACTCCACCGCGGGCCTGTATCTCTGGGCGTCCAACGGCACGGACTGCTGGGAGCAGGTGCGCGTGCTGGCAGGTAAGGGGATTCTGGTCGCGCCGGGTGAGTTCTACGGAAAAGCCGGCGACGCGC